The Streptococcus parasanguinis genomic sequence GCTTGCTTCTTGCGACAGTTGTGATGGTAGGCGGTTACGCACTAGCTTCTGCCCTCTTTTTAGGCAATGGCTGGGGTGCTGCTATCTCGGACATTCCGAATAACCTCGCTCAGAATTTTGTTGGAATGGCTTTAGGCTATGTGGTCTATTATGCATTTCAAAAGAAAGGAAGCTAATTCATGGATCTGGAGCAACTGAAGAAGGATACAAAAGAAATCCTGGTAGATGTCTTGGAAAAAAGTCGTCTCCGCCAAGGACAGATTCTAGTCCTCGGGATGTCTTCAAGTGAAGTTGCAGGAGGACAAATTGGAAAGGCCTCCAACATCGACATTGCCGAAGCTATTGTCCAGACCTTGCTAGATGAGTTGAATCCAAGAGGGATTTATCTGGCGGTACAAGGATGTGAGCATCTCAATCGCGCCTTGGTGGTCGAAAGAGAATTGGCGGACAAGAAGGAGCTAGAAATCGTCAATGTCCTTCCGAGTCTCCATGCAGGAGGTGCTGGACAACTCGCAGCTTTCAAGTATTTTAAGGATCCTGTTGAGGTGGAATTTATCACAGCTCAAGCCGGGTTAGACATCGGAGATACCTCAGTAGGGATGCATGTCAAACACGTGCAAGTTCCGATTCGCCCTATCTTGCGTGAACTAGGTGGAGCCCATGTCACAGCCCTGGCCAGTCGTCCAAAATTGATCGGTGGCGCCCGTGCTCTCTACCTCGATGATCCCATCCGAAAATCATAATCAGAACTAGCTTTTAAGGGCTAGTTTTTTTGGATGAAAAGAGAGGCAAAAACGTTTTAAAACTTGCAATTTCAAAGTTTTGTGGTAAAATTATAAGGAATGACTATATTATTTTAAGGAGAGACAGAATGTCTGTATCATTTGAAAACAAAGAAACTAACCACGGTGTATTGACTTTCACAATCAGCCAAGAGCAAATCAAACCTGCTTTGGACCGTGTGTTTGAGTCAGTTAAGAAAACTTTGAACGTACCTGGATTCCGTAAAGGTCATATTCCACGTCCAATCTTCAACCAACGTTTTGGTGAAGAAGCACTTTACCAAGATGCTTTGAACGATCTTCTTCCAGCAGCATACGAAGCAGCTGTTAAAGAAGCTGGAATCGAAGTGGTAGCACAACCAACTTTCGATGTTGTATCTATGGAAAAAGGTCAAGACTGGACATTGACAGCAGCTGTTGTCACAAAACCTGAAGTAAAATTGGGTGCATACAAAGACCTTGAAGTGTCAGTAGAAGTTTCTAAAGAAGTAACAGACGCTGATGTGGATGCTCGTATCGAACGCGAACGCAACAACTTGGCTGAATTGGTTGTTAAAGAAGGTGCTGCAGCAGAAGGTGACACAGTTGTGATCGACTTCGTAGGTTCTATCGACGGTGTTGAATTCGACGGTGGTAAAGGTGACAACTTCTCACTTGGACTTGGTTCAGGTCAATTCATCCCAGGTTTCGAAGACCAATTGGTTGGACACTCTGCTGGTGAAACAGTTGATGTGATCGTAACATTCCCAGAAGACTACCAAGCAGCTGACCTTGCAGGTAAAGAAGCGAAATTCGTGACAACTATCCACGAAGTAAAAGCAAAAGAAGTACCAGCTCTTGACGATGAATTGGCAAAAGACATCGACGAAGAAGTTGAAACTCTTGCTGAATTGAAAGAAAAATACCGTAAGGAATTGGCAGCAGCTAAAGAAGAAGCATACAACGATGCAGTAGAAGCAGCAGCAATCGATCTTGCAGTTGAAAACGCTGAAATCGTTGACCTTCCAGAAGAAATGATCCACGAAGAAGTACACCGTTCAATCAACGAGTTCCTTGGAAACATGCAACGTCAAGGTATCTCACCTGAAATGTACTTCCAAATCACTGGAACAACTCAAGAAGATCTTCACAAACAATACGAAGCAGAAGCTGAAAGCCGTACGAAGACAAACCTTGTGGTTGAAGCAGTAGCGAAAGCAGAAGGCTTCGAAGCAACTGAAGAAGAAATCAACGCTGAAATCGAACAATTGGCAGCAGATTACAACATGCCAGTTGAACAAGTTCGCAACCTTCTTTCACCAGAAATGTTGAAACATGACATCACAGTGAAGAAAGCAGTGAACGTGATCACAAGCACAGCAAAAGTAAAATAATTTAGATAAAAAAGAAGAGCCGTGAGGCTCTTCTTTTTTTGATTTCATGGAGAATCCTGGAATTTTCCTTTGACGAAAGGGGAAATTTATCGTACAATAGAGTGTAACGATAAAATGCGTGATAGATTTAGTGGCGAGAAGTTTTCAATCTATCATTGAGGATAGGATGAGGTTTAAGACCGGATCCTTCTCCATTTAGGAAATGAAACATAAGGAGATTTACCCTTGGAATTAGAAGTATTTGCTGGACAAGAAAAAAGTGAACTTTCTATGATTGAAGTGGCGCGTGCGATTTTGGAATTACGCGGACGTGACCATGAAATGTACTTTAGCGATCTTGTAAATGAAATTCAAAATTACCTTGAAAAATCAAACAGCGAGATCCGTGAAGCTCTTCCATTGTTCTACACAGAATTGAATGTAGATGGAAGCTTTATCCCACTTGGAGATAACAAATGGGGTCTTCGTTCATGGTATGCCATCGATGAAGTTGACGAAGAAATCATCGCTCTTGAAGAAACAGACGAAGATGAAACTCCTAAGAAACGGAAGAAAAAACGTGTCAATGCCTTCATGGATGGAGACGAAGATGCGATCGACTACAACGACGACGATCCAGAAGACGAAGAAGTTTACGAAGCAGATCCAGCTCTTTCATATGATGAAGAAAATCCAGATGATGAAAAGAGTGAAGTCGAAGCTTACGATGCTGAAATCAATGAAATCGTACCAGATGATTTGGGTGAGGAAGTTGAATTAAGCGAAGAAGACGACGAAGAAGAGGATTCTGAAGACGAGGAAGAAGAATAAATCATATGAAACAAGGAAATTGTTCCTTGTTTTTTTATTGAAGACGAAGTTTTCCCAGAAACTTTCCTTAGATGAGTACGGACGTCAGCGAACTTCTACGAAGTTCCATGACTTAGTTTTGAACCTAAGGTTTCAAAACTCCCGAGTGCCTGAAACAAAAACGTTTCAGGCACTTTTCTCACGGTGGAAAGTTTCAGAATATCCTTTGATTTTTTTAAAGTAGAAGATGGATTGCAAGTAATTTATTGACTTATATGTCAATAAAAATAGTTTATCTATCTTCTGAAAAAAATTGTTCCTTGTTTCTTTTTGTTTGCATTGAAAAAAGTGGCGAAATGGCGTATGATAAACGTGTAAGGTTTCCCAATAGGAGGTGTTCCAGATGGACTTTCGTTTAGATCAAAGTTTAGTAGCTCTTGGTATTGATACGGTTGTGGTCGGAATTGCTAGAAATGTGGATCCTCAAGCAGTTTTGCTCCCTTCTTTTCTTGAAAAGAAGAAAGAGCTTGAACAATGGGCGCTCCAGTGTCAGACAGAAGAAGTAGTGGCATCTCCTGTCATCAAAGGGTATACAGACCTCTTGCAAAATGTAGGGCGTAGCATCAAGAAAAATCCCCCAACGGTCCTAGCTCTTATCCGAAACATCCAGCATCGAGGAGCTCTTCCTCAGATCAATAGCATCATTGATATCTATAATGTCGAATCTCTGAAGTCTTTTCTCGCGATCGGAGGACATGACCTAGATAAGATTGAGGGACCGATTGAATTTACAGTGAGTCAAAGAGACGATCTCTTCCTCCCGATCCTTTCTAGTGAAAAACATGTCGCACCGACAGATCCTGTCTACCGGGATCAAAAAGGAGTTTTGGCTTGGTTGGATGTACGCGATAGTGACCATTACAAATTTGAGGAGACTACGCAAAACGCCCTCTTTGTCATCCAAGGAAATACCGAGACGTCAGTCGAGATGCGTTTAGAAGCGCTAGAGCGAATCCACAAGGACCTTGCTTCTTGCATGCCTCGGCTTCAATTTGAGAAATTTCTCGTCACACAAAATGGAGTGGAAAAGGTCGTGTAAACAGAGAAAATAATTTTCATGAAATTTTCAATTTGACAAAGTAGACCATTTGCGGTAAGATATTGTTCGGGCACCTCATTTTGAGGTCGGAGCTCCCTAAGGATTAGGGAGCTATTTTTGTTTTTTCTGCAAAGAGGAATGGCCTCTACAACATTAGAAGAAGAGGAAAGCACATGTCAACAAAATATATTTTTGTCACGGGTGGTGTCGTATCATCCATCGGGAAAGGGATTGTCGCAGCAAGTCTTGGTCGCTTGCTCAAAAATCGTGGATTGAAAGTGACCATCCAAAAATTTGACCCTTATATCAATATTGACCCAGGGACGATGAGCCCTTACCAACACGGGGAAGTATTTGTCACAGACGATGGTGCAGAGACAGACTTGGACCTTGGTCACTATGAACGCTTCATTGATATCAATCTGAATAAGTACTCAAATGTGACAACAGGGAAAATTTATAGCGAAGTTCTTCGCAAAGAACGTCGCGGAGAATACTTGGGCGCGACTGTACAGGTTATTCCTCATATTACAGATGCCTTGAAAGAAAAGATCAAACGAGCAGCGACGACGACGGATTCAGATGTCATCATCACAGAAGTCGGGGGAACAGTTGGAGACATTGAATCCCTTCCATTCCTTGAAGCTCTTCGTCAAATGAAGGCAGATGTTGGTGCTGAAAACGTTATGTACATCCACACCACTCTTCTACCTTACTTGAAGGCTGCGGGAGAAATGAAAACCAAGCCGACCCAACACTCTGTGAAAGAATTGCGTGGTCTTGGAATTCAACCAAATATGTTGGTCATCCGTACAGAAAAACCAGCTGGTCAAGGAATTAAGAACAAGTTGGCTCAATTCTGTGATGTGGCACCAGAGGCTGTCATCGAGTCACTTGATGTGGAACATTTGTACCAAATCCCATTGAACCTGCAAGCACAAAATATGGACCAAATCGTTTGTGACCATTTGAAATTGGATGTTCCTGCAGCAGATATGACAGAATGGTCTGCAATGGTCGACAAGGTCATGAACCTTAAGAAACAGGTCAAGATTTCCTTGGTTGGAAAATACGTAGAATTGCAAGATGCCTACATTTCTGTCGTTGAGGCCTTGAAGCACTCAGGGTATGCCAATGATGCAGAGGTCAAGATTAATTGGGTCAATGCCAATGATGTGACAGCTGAAAATGTGGCAGAACTCCTTGGAGATGCGGATGGGATCATTGTCCCAGGTGGTTTTGGTCAACGGGGAACAGAAGGAAAAATTCAAGCCATCAAGTATGCGCGTGAACAGGACGTCCCAATGTTGGGTGTCTGCTTGGGGATGCAGTTAACCTGTATCGAATTTGCCCGTCACGTTTTAGGCTTGGAAGGAGCTAATTCATCCGAATTGGATCCAGAAACCAAGTATCCGATTATCGATATCATGCGGGACCAAATCGATGTGGAAGATATGGGAGGAACGCTCCGTCTCGGTCTTTACCCATCTAAACTCAAACGAGGATCAAAAGCAGCTGCTGCCTATGACAATCAAGAAGTGGTACAACGTCGCCACCGTCACCGTTATGAGTTTAACAATGCTTTCCGTGAACAGTTCGAAGAAGCAGGTTTTGTCTTCTCAGGCGTTTCACCAGACAACCGTTTGGTCGAAATCGTTGAAATCCCAGAAAACAAATTCTTTGTCGCTTGCCAATACCACCCAGAATTGTCAAGCCGTCCAAACCGCCCAGAAGGACTTTACACAGCCTTTATCACAGCGGCAGTTGAAAACCACGATAGCAAATAAAAATCAAGGGAGGCTGGGACAAAAGTCCTAGCCTTTCAATTATTTTTGGATTGTTGAGCAAGACGCAGTGGTTGAGTGGGCTCTACTACGCTGATTTCATCAGCTTTTACAGCCCTACTCAACTGTGCGGAGGTGGGACGACGAAATCGAATTCTAACGAATTACCGATTTCTGTCCCACTCTCCCTTTTTGTGAAAAAATGACAAACTCTGAAAAAACTTTGAAAAAATTCTTGACAAAAAAGTTGTTGATTGATATACTAGTAAAGTACTCAATCGCGGGGATGGCGGAATTGGCAGACGCGCAGGACTAAGGATCCTGTGACCGCTTTAGGTCGTGAGGGTTCAAGTCCCTCTCTCCGCATCGGATCAAGATAGCTTTGGCTATCTTTTTTTATTTTCAAATTTCTTTGTGGTAGAATAGGTGTGAGATGAGGTGAGAAAATGAAGAAGAAGTATCTGGTTTTGGCCGATAGCCTCTTTGCACTATTGGGAAGTGCCATTAATTTTTTCGGTCCTATTATGATTTTAGCTATGGCGATAGGCGCATACAAGGATACTTTTAGATATTTTATCGCCTTAAACATATGGAATCTTTTCATTTTTTTAGTGGCGATTGCTTCTAAGTATCTGCTCAGAGATGAAAAAAGAATCAAAAAATGGATTCTTCATCTTTTTCTGATAGCGGGCAGTATTCTCTTTCTTGCGTCAATCCTTGCTGTGTGTGAGAATATTCCCTTTCTTGAGGGATTGGTAAAGGGGCTTTTTGGAAAAATGTTCACCGACAGTCAATTATTTGCTGCTTATTTCTATTCTCAATGGGTTGTAGCAGTACTCCTTGTGATTTGCGGGATCGCCTTTCTCCTTTCGCTAAAAAAAATTAAAGAAGAGAATTGAGGCTGGGACAAAAGTCCTAGCCTCTCAATTGTTTTTGGATTGTCGAGCAAAACGCAGTGGTTGAGTGGGCTCTACTACGCTGATTTCATCAGCTTTTACAGCCCTACTCAACTGTGCGGAGGTGGGACGACGAAATCGAATTCTAACGAATGACCGATTTCTGTCCCACTCTCTTTTACTTATTTGCTAGGATGAAAGCCTTAGGAGATAGGAGATTCTGCCCTATTTATCATAAGAAAGTGCTTAAAGACACAGGAAAAGCTAGCAATTTCATCTAAAAAGTGATAAAATAAACAATGTAAGTGGGATCAATCCCACAAAAATTTATAGGAGGCCTATTACACATGGCAATCGTTTCAGCAGAAAAATTTGTCCAAGCAGCTCGTGACAATGGTTATGCAGTTGGTGGATTTAACACAAACAACCTTGAGTGGACTCAAGCTATCTTGCGTGCAGCAGAAGCTAAGAAAGCTCCAGTACTTATCCAAACTTCTATGGGTGCTGCTAAATACATGGGTGGTTACAAAGTATGTAAAGCCCTTATTGAAAACCTTGTAGAATCAATGGGTATCACTGTACCAGTTGCTATTCACCTTGACCATGGTCACTACGACGATGCTCTTGAATGTATTGAAGCTGGTTACACTTCAATCATGTTTGACGGTTCACACCTTCCAGTTGAAGAAAACCTTAAATTGGCGAAAGATGTCGTTGAAAAAGCTCATGCTAAAGGTATCTCAGTAGAAGCTGAAGTTGGTACTATCGGTGGTGAAGAAGACGGTATCATCGGTGATGGTGAATTGGCACCAATCGAAGATGCTAAAGCAATGGTTGCTACAGGAATCGACTTCTTGGCTGCAGGTATCGGTAACATCCACGGTCCTTACCCAGCAAACTGGAAAGGTCTTCACCTTGACCACTTGCAAAAATTGACTGAAGCTGTTCCAGGATTCCCAATCGTATTGCACGGTGGATCAGGTATCCCTGATGATCAAATCCAAGCAGCGATCAAACTTGGTGTTGCGAAAGTTAACGTGAACACTGAATGCCAAATCGCATTTGCAAATGCTACTCGTCAATTCGTACGTGAATACGATGCAAACGAAGCAGAATACGACAAGAAGAAACTCTTCGACCCACGTAAATTCTTGAAACCAGGTTTCGAAGCAATTACAGCAGCTGTTGAAGAACGTATCGACGTATTCGGTTCAGAAGGCAAAGCTTAATAAAAACAGGAAAACAAGGTCCCATGTGGATCTTGTTTTTTTGTTTGGGAAAAGTTGCTTCCGGGATTTAATTTTTGTACAATATGCCTATGAAAAAATTTAAACAGTTTTGCTGGATCATTTTTGTTTTTCTTATCCTTTTTCTAGGAGGCACATTTGGTTTTCACCAACTTAGTTTGCAAAAAGAAAGTAAGCTTCTGACTCCTATCGGTAAAGAGGTGACGGTCAATGGACATCGAATGAACGTCTCTGTTAAAGGAGAAGGATCTGAAACGATAGTATTTCTTTCAGGTGCAGGTATTGCTTCACCTATATTAGACTTTAAGAATCTAACAGATTCCCTATCCAAAAAATACAAAGTAGTCGTCGTAGAGCGAGCGGGATATGGTTTTAGTGAAGATAGTGATCAATCAAGAGATGTGATGACGGTTCTTTCTGAGACCCGTCAAGCTTTGTCTCAAGCCGAAGTTTCGGGGCCTTATGTGATTGTTTCTCATTCAATGGCTAGCCTTGAGAGCCTTGCTTGGCAAGAAAAATATCCTAATGAAGTGAAAGCCTTGGTTGGCCTGGATTGGGCATTACCAGCAAGTTATGAGGATTTAAAGGATAATCAGGCCTTGCTTACTGTGGCTTATTGGAGCAGTAAGATTGGCTTATTACGCTATTTCCCTGAGTCCTTTTATATAAAAAATCCAACTCTGACTGAAACTGAACGACAACAATATAAATTACTAGCATATAAGCAGTTGATGTCACAAGCCATGCTTCATGAATCCCGTTTGGCAAAGGAAAATGCCAAGAAAGTTCCATCTAGCATTAATCCGAAAATTCCAGCCTTACTCCTGGTTTCTAACGGTGAAGGCACGACCTTTAGCCAATCAGAGTGGCAACGTTATGCAGAGAGATTTGCAAGCGACCAGTCTAATGTTCAAGTCGTCTATATGGATGCGCCTCACGACCTCTATCATTATCAAAGCGATGCTATTGTTTCTCGCATTAAAGAATTTTTGGAGAATAATTGAGGGCTTAAAAAATCCATTGAGACTGATGATAATAATTAAATGCTGGAGGATTAATAGTAGAATCGTTAATTTTCTCGATTAAAAAAAATTCTTTTTCTTAACAATAAACCTGCCCGTGAGGGTGGTTTTTTGGTGTCTTAAGGAAACTATTTAACTGAATTTTTGATTAAAAGTTTCATTTTAAGAGAGAAATCTCTAATTTCATGATCTATAAGCAAACGCTTGCATTCCTGTTTTTATTAGATTATAATAGGTTGGTATAAAGCCTTCTGTAATAATATTGAGAAAGTGTAGAAAGTAAGGATTTAGAATATTTGTAGTCAAAAATACAATGTTGCTTCTTACGATAGGGAGATAGATATGGCAATGATAGAAGTTCAACATCTTCAGAAAAATTTTGTGAAGACAGTTAAGGAGCCGGGGTTAAAGGGAGCCTTGCGCTCCTTTGTTCATCCTGAAAAGCAGACCTTTGAAGCGGTCAAGGATTTAACTTTTGAAGTTCCAAAAGGGCAGATTTTAGGATTTATCGGGGCAAATGGTGCTGGGAAGTCAACCACCATCAAAATGCTGACAGGAATTTTGAAGCCCACATCTGGCTTTTGTCGGATTAACGGCAAGATTCCCCAGGATAATCGCCAAGATTATGTCAAGGATATTGGAGTCGTTTTCGGACAACGCACCCAGCTATGGTGGGATTTGGCTTTGCAAGAGACCTACACGGTTTTGAAAGAGATCTATGATGTACCGGACTCGCTTTTCCAAAAGCGCATGGACTTTTTGAATGAAGTTTTGGATTTGAAGGAATTTATCAAGGATCCTGTGCGGACTCTTTCACTAGGTCAACGGATGCGGGCGGATATTGCGGCTTCCTTACTTCACAATCCCAAGGTTCTCTTTTTAGATGAACCGACTATTGGTTTGGATGTGTCGGTCAAGGACAACATTCGCCGGGCCGTTACTCAGATTAATCAGGAGGAAGAGACAACTATTCTCTTGACTACTCATGATTTGAGTGATATTGAGCAACTCTGTGATCGGATTTTTATGATTGATAAGGGGCAAGAGATTTTTGATGGAACGGTTAGCCAGCTCAAGGAGACCTTTGGCAAGATGAAGACTCTCTCCTTTGAGCTGACGCCAGGTCAAAATCATCTCCTCTCTCATTATGAGGGCTTGCCTGATATGTCCATTGATAGACAAGGAAATACTCTCAATATTGAATTCGATAGTTCCTGCTACCAGTCGGCCGATATTATCAAGCAAACCTTATCTGATTTTGAAGTCCGTGATTTGAAGATGGTAGATACGGATATTGAGGATATTATCCGTCGCTTCTACCGAAAGGAGCTCTAAGATGGTCAAATTGTGGAGACGTTATAAACCCTTTATCAATGCAGGGATTCAGGAGTTGATTAGCTATCGAGTCAACTTTATTCTCTATCGGATTGGTGATGTCATGGGGGCTTTTGTCGCTTTCTATCTCTGGAAGGCTGTCTTTGATTCCTCCCAGGAGCCTTTGATTCAGGGCTTCAGTATGGCGGATATCACCCTCTACATCATCATGAGTTTTGTGACTAATCTTCTGACTAGGTCGGATTCTTCCTTTATGATTGGTGATGAGGTCAAGGATGGTTCCATTATCATGCGCTTGTTGCGACCAGTGCATTTTGCGGCTTCTTACCTCTTTACGGAGCTTGGTTCCAGGTGGTTGATTTTTATCTCTGTTGGACTGCCATTTTTAAGTGTCATTGTTTTGATGAAAATCTTATCTGGGCAAGGGATTGTAGAAGTGCTGGGACTAACTACCCTTTATCTTTTTAGCTTAACGCTGGCCTATCTGATTAACTTTTTCTTTAATATCTGCTTTGGATTTTCAGCCTTTGTATTTAAAAATCTTTGGGGTTCCAACCTACTTAAGACTTCCATAGTGGCCTTTATGTCTGGGAGTTTGATTCCCTTGGCTTTCTTTCCAAAGGTCATTTCAGATATTCTGTCCTTCTTACCTTTCTCATCCTTAATTTACACTCCGGTCATGATTATTGTTGGGAAATACGATGCTAGTCAGATTCTTCAAGCACTTTTGCTTCAGCTTTTCTGGCTTATAGTGATGGTGGGCTTGTCTCAGTTGATTTGGAAACGAGTCCAGTCATTTATCACCATTCAGGGAGGTTAGTATGAAAAAATATCAACGCATGCATCTGATTTTTATCAGACAGTACATCAAGCAAATCATGGAATACAAGGTAGATTTTGTGGTTGGTGTGTTGGGAGTCTTTCTGACTCAAGGCCTGAACCTCTTGTTTCTCAATGTCATCTTTCAACACATTCCCTCCCTAGAAGGTTGGACTTTTCAAGAAATTGCCTTTATCTATGGATTTTCCTTAATTCCAAAGGGACTAGATCATCTCTTTTTTGACAATCTCTGGGCTTTAGGTCAACGACTAGTTCGAAAAGGGGAGTTTGACAAGTATCTGACTCGTCCTATCAATCCTCTCTTTCACATCCTCGTTGAGACCTTTCAGATTGATGCCTTGGGTGAACTTTTGGTCGGTGGAATTTTACTAGCGACAACAGCGACTAGCATTGCTTGGACTCTTCCAAAATTCCTGATTTTTCTAGTTTGTATTCCTTTTGCGACCTTGATTTATACTTCCTTGAAAATTGCTACAGCCAGCATCGCTTTTTGGACCAAGCAGTCAGGTGCCATGATTTACATTTTCTATATGTTTAATGATTTTGCCAAGTATCCTATTTCTATTTACAATTCGCTCCTTCGTTGGTTAATTAGCTTTATTGTACCTTTCGCCTTTACGGCCTACTATCCTGCCAGCTATTTCTTGCAGGACAAGGATGGACTCTTTAATATTGGTGGTTTGATTCTGATTTCCCTTGTTTTCTTTGTTATTTCCCTCAAACTTTGGGACAGGGGATTGGATGCCTACGAAAGTGCTGGTTCGTAAGAGGTAAAGTAAGACTAAAATCAAGAAAGGAACTTATGATGTTTGTAATTAAAGAAGTCAAGGGTGAAGATCAAAAAATGGCAGTTGTCGCTGAGATTTTAAGGGATTTGCCAGAATGGTTTGGAATACCAGAAAGCACGCAAGCCTACATTGAAGGAGCTAAGGATTTACGAGTTTGGGCTGCTTATCAAGAAAGTGATGTAGTAGGGTTTATAAGTTTATCATATTCGAGTGAAGATTGTGCTGAAATTGACTGTCTAGGCGTGAAAAAATCATTCCAAGGTCAAGGAATTGGAAGGGAATTAATTACGACTATAGAAAGAGAAGCAGTCAAACAAGTGGACTACCTACAGGTCAAAACAGTCGCAGAAGGTTCAAATAAAGATTATGACCGAACAAATGTCTTTTATCGCAGTCTTGGTTTTAAAAAATTAGAGATTTTTCCGCAACTATGGGATCCACAGAATCCATGTCAGATTCTGATTAAAAAGATCAACTAAAAGTGCTTGACATCCGCTATCAGAGTGCTATACTAAGAAGGTAATCGCCGATTTAGCTCAGTTGGTAGAGCAACGCACTCGTAACGCGTAGGTCACAGGTTCGATCCCTGCAATCGGCATAGGAAGAAACTGCTTTAAAGGAACAAGACGACGAATGATGGTGATCACATATTCGTTCGGTCTCGCTCCTTTTTTTGACCGCATAGGCGCCATTTTTGACCACTTAGTCAAAAGTCCTTGTTGCCTTAGGGGCTCTCTGTTATCATAGAATCATCAAAGGAAAAAAACTTCCGAATATTGAAAACGAGGTATATGATGAAAAAATTACTTGGACTTTCATTGATTCTTGCTGCTCTTGCAGTTGTGATAATGGGAATGGTTGGCTTTCCAAAGATCGATGTGAATATCTGGCCTTTGTTCCCTGTTCTCTTATTTGCTTTCTTTACACTTGAAAATCTCTTGAAAAAAGATTACAAGGCAAGTGTTATCTGCGCCTTGATCGCATTTATGATCGCAAATGCGATTTACGATCTCTTGCCGGTCTCAAATGGTCTAGTTATCACAGCAGGTGTGCTCGCTTGTGTAGGTCTAAGTTTTCTTTTACCGGACAAGGAAAGTAATAAATAAAGAAAGGAGGTTGGGATAAAAATCCTAGCCTCTCAATTGTCTTTGGATTGTAGAGCAAGACGCAGTGGTTGAGTGGGCTCTACTACGCTGATTTCATCAGCTTATACAGCCCTACTCAACTGTGCGGAGGTGGGACGACGGAATCGAATTCTAACGAATGACCGATTTCTGTCCCACTCTCTTTTTTACTTCTCAAATACGACCTCTTGATGGGGAAAACGTGCCACTTACTGAAAAGCCCTTGTTTTGTTTTCAACAGCTGTTATAATGGTACTATCAAAACGTTGGGAAAGGAGTTTTATGAAAGTTAGAATCGAATTGGATCCATCAATGGACGAGCCTGAGATCTTGATTCGAGCTCCGCGCTTGACCCCGGAGTTGACCCAGCTGCAAGAGAGAATCCTCGAACAAAAGGTTGCTCCTTTGGCCTTCTACAAGGATCGAAGTGAGTATTTTCTAGATGTGGCATCGATCCTCTTTTTTGAGACGGACGGGGAGAAGATTTTTGGGCACACCAAGGACGAGGCCTATGAGGTTAAGCAGAAGCTCTATGAGTTGGAGGAGCTGCTTCCCATCGCCTTTTGTCGGATATCCAAATCCACCATTGTCAACGCAAAGCAGATATATTCTCTAGAAAAGTCTTTTTCAGGAACCAGCA encodes the following:
- a CDS encoding alpha/beta fold hydrolase, whose product is MPMKKFKQFCWIIFVFLILFLGGTFGFHQLSLQKESKLLTPIGKEVTVNGHRMNVSVKGEGSETIVFLSGAGIASPILDFKNLTDSLSKKYKVVVVERAGYGFSEDSDQSRDVMTVLSETRQALSQAEVSGPYVIVSHSMASLESLAWQEKYPNEVKALVGLDWALPASYEDLKDNQALLTVAYWSSKIGLLRYFPESFYIKNPTLTETERQQYKLLAYKQLMSQAMLHESRLAKENAKKVPSSINPKIPALLLVSNGEGTTFSQSEWQRYAERFASDQSNVQVVYMDAPHDLYHYQSDAIVSRIKEFLENN
- a CDS encoding ABC transporter ATP-binding protein, translated to MAMIEVQHLQKNFVKTVKEPGLKGALRSFVHPEKQTFEAVKDLTFEVPKGQILGFIGANGAGKSTTIKMLTGILKPTSGFCRINGKIPQDNRQDYVKDIGVVFGQRTQLWWDLALQETYTVLKEIYDVPDSLFQKRMDFLNEVLDLKEFIKDPVRTLSLGQRMRADIAASLLHNPKVLFLDEPTIGLDVSVKDNIRRAVTQINQEEETTILLTTHDLSDIEQLCDRIFMIDKGQEIFDGTVSQLKETFGKMKTLSFELTPGQNHLLSHYEGLPDMSIDRQGNTLNIEFDSSCYQSADIIKQTLSDFEVRDLKMVDTDIEDIIRRFYRKEL
- a CDS encoding ABC transporter permease, yielding MVKLWRRYKPFINAGIQELISYRVNFILYRIGDVMGAFVAFYLWKAVFDSSQEPLIQGFSMADITLYIIMSFVTNLLTRSDSSFMIGDEVKDGSIIMRLLRPVHFAASYLFTELGSRWLIFISVGLPFLSVIVLMKILSGQGIVEVLGLTTLYLFSLTLAYLINFFFNICFGFSAFVFKNLWGSNLLKTSIVAFMSGSLIPLAFFPKVISDILSFLPFSSLIYTPVMIIVGKYDASQILQALLLQLFWLIVMVGLSQLIWKRVQSFITIQGG
- a CDS encoding ABC transporter permease — protein: MKKYQRMHLIFIRQYIKQIMEYKVDFVVGVLGVFLTQGLNLLFLNVIFQHIPSLEGWTFQEIAFIYGFSLIPKGLDHLFFDNLWALGQRLVRKGEFDKYLTRPINPLFHILVETFQIDALGELLVGGILLATTATSIAWTLPKFLIFLVCIPFATLIYTSLKIATASIAFWTKQSGAMIYIFYMFNDFAKYPISIYNSLLRWLISFIVPFAFTAYYPASYFLQDKDGLFNIGGLILISLVFFVISLKLWDRGLDAYESAGS
- a CDS encoding GNAT family N-acetyltransferase, producing the protein MFVIKEVKGEDQKMAVVAEILRDLPEWFGIPESTQAYIEGAKDLRVWAAYQESDVVGFISLSYSSEDCAEIDCLGVKKSFQGQGIGRELITTIEREAVKQVDYLQVKTVAEGSNKDYDRTNVFYRSLGFKKLEIFPQLWDPQNPCQILIKKIN
- a CDS encoding LiaF transmembrane domain-containing protein — its product is MKKLLGLSLILAALAVVIMGMVGFPKIDVNIWPLFPVLLFAFFTLENLLKKDYKASVICALIAFMIANAIYDLLPVSNGLVITAGVLACVGLSFLLPDKESNK
- a CDS encoding LytTR family DNA-binding domain-containing protein encodes the protein MKVRIELDPSMDEPEILIRAPRLTPELTQLQERILEQKVAPLAFYKDRSEYFLDVASILFFETDGEKIFGHTKDEAYEVKQKLYELEELLPIAFCRISKSTIVNAKQIYSLEKSFSGTSTVNFYQTHKQVHVSRRYYQLLKERLNEMR